The following are from one region of the Abiotrophia defectiva ATCC 49176 genome:
- the yidC gene encoding membrane protein insertase YidC, producing MSEVILKKQRNWQLMALLVVVVLIASGCVSYDANGQPYGAVYEYLGKPAAAFLDFLAGFLFNSYGLAIIIVTLLTRVFMLPSSLKMTRDTMISQARMKVAQPEINEIQEEINASKDPAERARLQQELMGVYKKYNINMLGGLSGCLPLLLQMPVISAVYAAIRTSTAIQNSTFLGIQLGQRSTLIVILVVAVSILQSWLMQKQMPSTPGNEKAGQTSQVMFWMNPILFGWMTWTTDAGLGLYFLAGAVFMIGQQLYTNHVVKPKIQEIIDQDMANVQVTPRRPRKDVTAQATKEANRNRLVPTKESVGAAGSKRRNAGKQTRR from the coding sequence ATGAGTGAAGTAATTTTGAAAAAACAACGTAACTGGCAATTGATGGCCCTCTTGGTCGTCGTTGTATTGATTGCATCAGGCTGTGTGTCCTATGATGCTAATGGTCAACCTTATGGGGCGGTCTATGAATATCTGGGTAAACCAGCCGCTGCCTTCCTAGATTTCTTAGCTGGCTTCTTATTCAATAGCTATGGTTTAGCTATTATCATTGTGACCTTGCTAACACGGGTCTTCATGTTGCCATCCTCCCTGAAGATGACGCGTGATACCATGATTAGCCAGGCGCGTATGAAGGTGGCCCAACCAGAAATCAACGAGATTCAAGAAGAAATCAATGCAAGTAAGGACCCAGCAGAGCGTGCTCGCTTGCAACAAGAGTTGATGGGTGTCTACAAGAAATACAACATCAACATGCTAGGTGGTTTATCTGGCTGCTTGCCACTGCTCTTGCAAATGCCAGTCATCTCGGCCGTTTATGCCGCGATTCGTACTTCGACAGCTATTCAAAACTCTACTTTCTTAGGTATCCAGTTAGGGCAACGTTCAACCCTCATTGTGATTCTGGTGGTTGCTGTGTCGATTCTTCAAAGCTGGCTCATGCAAAAACAAATGCCAAGCACACCAGGTAATGAGAAGGCCGGTCAAACAAGCCAAGTTATGTTCTGGATGAATCCAATCCTCTTTGGTTGGATGACTTGGACAACAGATGCTGGTTTAGGTCTCTACTTCTTGGCGGGGGCAGTCTTCATGATTGGACAACAGCTCTATACTAACCATGTGGTCAAACCAAAGATTCAAGAAATCATCGACCAAGACATGGCCAACGTACAGGTAACGCCACGCCGTCCGCGTAAGGATGTAACGGCCCAAGCAACCAAGGAAGCTAACCGTAACCGTCTTGTGCCAACTAAGGAAAGCGTTGGGGCTGCAGGCTCAAAACGCCGCAATGCTGGTAAACAAACACGACGTTAA
- a CDS encoding HAMP domain-containing sensor histidine kinase has protein sequence MRLPSFQLKQPLSLKWKWSILLFLVFNLIGVASLMGYRHLSQEQALAAIKANGQMRLDQTQSVLKAAKLDIDRLGTNAENARADDLSLLAALENPETSLRLYNSANQLVYETRRLDVPTVAASPQVDIYPYKKQLLVIGTVSLPGRDGANGGTLQYIYRPLQYQDWLAKQQQLSSWVLVAILIFSLVFAYGLARYLLLPLEYLNNTLDLVEEESLSTIRIRKPRSNDEWSDLNIHINRLLDKIDGYVQNQKQFVEDVSHELRTPVAIVEGHLQMLNRWGKDDPEILAESIDASLQEITRMKDLVQMMLDLSRAEHAEVDYKDEMTEIYATTRQVFNNFVMLYPNFRFYLDSEGEDKELYVKIYRNHFEQILIILLDNAVKYSTDRQEIHIAVSASFTTVEIAIQDFGEGMSQEDKQKVFGRFYRVDKARSRQKGGNGLGLSIAKQLVDSYKGRIYVESVLHHGSIFYVEFPILLDKAEIEKNKKKVLAKNL, from the coding sequence ATGAGATTACCGAGTTTCCAGCTTAAACAGCCACTTTCGCTTAAATGGAAGTGGAGTATCTTATTATTTTTAGTCTTTAATCTTATTGGGGTTGCCAGTTTAATGGGATACCGGCACTTGAGTCAAGAACAAGCCCTCGCCGCCATCAAGGCTAATGGCCAGATGCGCTTGGATCAAACACAATCTGTTCTTAAGGCAGCCAAATTAGATATTGATCGACTGGGGACCAATGCAGAAAATGCAAGGGCAGATGACTTGTCTCTTTTAGCGGCTTTGGAAAATCCTGAAACTAGTTTGCGTCTCTATAATAGTGCCAATCAATTAGTTTACGAGACACGTCGTCTGGATGTGCCGACTGTGGCAGCATCGCCGCAAGTGGATATCTATCCGTATAAGAAACAACTTTTGGTCATAGGAACGGTTAGTCTGCCAGGAAGGGATGGGGCGAATGGGGGAACCCTACAATATATCTACCGTCCTCTTCAATATCAGGACTGGTTAGCTAAGCAACAGCAGCTAAGTAGTTGGGTCTTGGTCGCCATATTAATATTTTCCCTTGTGTTTGCCTATGGTTTAGCGCGTTATCTTTTACTTCCTTTGGAGTATCTTAATAATACGCTGGACTTGGTGGAAGAAGAGAGTTTGTCGACCATCCGGATTCGCAAACCACGCAGTAATGACGAGTGGAGTGATTTGAACATTCATATCAATCGCCTCCTGGACAAAATTGATGGCTATGTTCAAAATCAAAAGCAATTTGTGGAAGACGTCTCTCACGAATTGCGGACGCCAGTCGCCATTGTAGAAGGGCATTTGCAGATGCTTAATCGTTGGGGCAAGGACGATCCTGAGATTTTGGCTGAGTCCATTGACGCCTCTTTGCAAGAAATCACCCGTATGAAGGACCTGGTCCAAATGATGTTAGACTTATCGCGGGCAGAACATGCTGAGGTCGACTATAAGGATGAAATGACCGAAATTTATGCCACTACGCGCCAGGTCTTCAATAACTTCGTTATGCTCTATCCTAATTTCCGATTTTATCTGGACTCGGAAGGGGAGGACAAGGAACTTTATGTCAAAATCTATCGAAATCACTTTGAGCAGATTTTGATTATTCTCCTGGATAACGCGGTCAAGTATAGTACCGATCGCCAAGAAATCCATATCGCGGTTAGTGCTTCCTTCACGACGGTCGAAATCGCTATTCAAGATTTCGGTGAGGGTATGAGCCAGGAAGACAAGCAAAAGGTCTTCGGACGCTTCTACCGTGTGGATAAGGCACGTTCCCGCCAGAAAGGTGGGAATGGCTTAGGCCTTAGCATCGCCAAGCAATTGGTGGATAGTTATAAGGGTCGGATCTATGTGGAGAGTGTGCTCCACCATGGTTCTATTTTCTATGTAGAATTCCCAATCTTGCTGGACAAGGCAGAAATTGAGAAGAACAAGAAGAAGGTTTTGGCCAAAAATTTATAA
- a CDS encoding response regulator transcription factor, with translation MEDTKKHRVLIIEDEKNLARFVDLELQHEGYETAICHDGRKGLETALNQEWDVILLDLMLPELNGLEVCRRIRPIKDTPIIIMTARDSVIDRVSGLDQGADDYIVKPFAIEELLARLRALFRRIDHNKEEKNQSQQSSVKYRNLVIEKKGRIVKRDDQVIDLTKREYELLLYLMENLNTVMSREVLLDKVWGYKTEVETNVVDVYIRYLGNKIDVPGKDSYIQTVRGTGYVMRT, from the coding sequence ATGGAAGATACAAAGAAACACCGCGTATTAATTATTGAGGATGAGAAAAACCTAGCGCGCTTTGTTGACTTAGAACTTCAGCATGAAGGCTATGAAACAGCCATCTGTCATGACGGACGAAAGGGCTTGGAGACTGCCCTTAATCAGGAATGGGATGTTATCCTATTAGATTTAATGTTACCTGAATTAAATGGTCTAGAAGTCTGCCGTCGAATTCGTCCCATTAAGGACACCCCTATTATCATCATGACGGCGCGTGATTCCGTTATTGACCGCGTATCTGGTCTAGACCAAGGAGCAGATGACTACATTGTTAAGCCATTTGCCATTGAGGAATTATTGGCGCGCTTGCGGGCGCTCTTCCGTCGCATTGACCATAACAAGGAAGAGAAGAATCAATCCCAGCAGTCATCCGTTAAATACCGCAATTTGGTCATCGAGAAGAAAGGCCGCATTGTTAAACGTGATGATCAAGTCATTGATTTGACCAAGCGTGAGTACGAACTCTTACTCTACTTGATGGAAAATCTCAATACCGTTATGTCTCGTGAAGTCCTGCTAGACAAGGTCTGGGGTTACAAAACGGAAGTCGAAACCAATGTGGTGGATGTCTACATTCGCTATCTCGGCAACAAAATTGATGTTCCTGGCAAGGATTCTTATATCCAGACCGTTCGCGGGACAGGCTATGTCATGAGAACCTAG
- a CDS encoding endolytic transglycosylase MltG: MKLSRNTLRSLAVGFLASAVVTAAFALSQGQLPVQGVNGTNLLNGGSTTANADQQAQLDALSSEKSALESTQNVLNASLTSLKEQASRQSSELEALKSHSASSASNESSSSSSEGSSSSESDQANNQAETGQEQNNGTSTEGTSAPRNGQWTTEGGNFTVNPGDTSEDVAQNLYNAGIISSPDVFLEVVEQWDLSTLLIAGTYELNSGMNVNTIAEILTNGAYYWQP, encoded by the coding sequence ATGAAATTATCGCGTAACACATTACGCTCGCTAGCTGTTGGTTTCTTAGCATCAGCAGTGGTAACAGCAGCTTTTGCCTTGTCACAAGGACAATTACCTGTCCAAGGTGTCAATGGGACCAACCTTTTAAACGGAGGGTCGACGACTGCTAATGCGGATCAACAAGCTCAATTGGATGCTTTATCAAGCGAAAAATCGGCCTTAGAATCAACTCAAAATGTCTTGAATGCTTCTTTAACTTCTTTAAAAGAACAAGCATCACGTCAAAGTAGTGAATTAGAAGCTTTGAAGAGTCATTCGGCTTCAAGTGCTAGCAATGAGTCATCTTCTTCTAGCAGTGAAGGCTCAAGTTCAAGTGAAAGTGACCAAGCTAACAACCAAGCAGAGACAGGTCAAGAGCAGAACAATGGCACAAGTACTGAAGGAACATCAGCACCTAGAAACGGTCAATGGACCACTGAAGGTGGTAACTTCACTGTTAATCCTGGGGACACATCCGAAGATGTTGCTCAAAACTTGTATAATGCTGGGATTATCAGCTCACCAGATGTCTTCTTGGAAGTGGTAGAACAATGGGATCTATCAACCCTTCTAATTGCAGGTACTTACGAGCTGAACTCAGGTATGAATGTTAATACAATCGCAGAAATTTTAACCAATGGGGCCTACTACTGGCAACCATAG
- the pgsA gene encoding CDP-diacylglycerol--glycerol-3-phosphate 3-phosphatidyltransferase: MNIANKLTLLRMLMIPVFIFLLLNHSADQVVWLGTAIPVNQVWAAVVFALASFTDFLDGYLARKYQLVTSFGAFFDPMADKLLVMAALILLVQLGSVPGWVVFIILARELMVTGLRVLIAQSNGKVMAAAMPGKIKTTTQMLAIICFLLQDMGRSVWGFSLANLLLYVCLFFTIYSGLEYFYHARFVFSDGLK; encoded by the coding sequence ATGAATATCGCCAATAAGTTAACGCTCTTGCGGATGCTGATGATTCCAGTCTTTATCTTCTTGCTATTAAACCATTCGGCTGACCAAGTTGTGTGGTTAGGGACCGCCATTCCTGTCAATCAAGTCTGGGCCGCTGTGGTTTTTGCCCTAGCGAGCTTTACGGACTTCCTTGATGGCTACCTGGCGCGCAAATACCAATTAGTGACCTCTTTTGGGGCTTTCTTCGATCCCATGGCTGATAAATTGCTAGTCATGGCTGCGCTGATTTTACTAGTCCAATTAGGCTCTGTACCGGGATGGGTGGTTTTCATCATTCTAGCCAGAGAATTGATGGTGACGGGCTTAAGAGTATTGATTGCCCAATCCAATGGTAAGGTGATGGCAGCCGCTATGCCGGGCAAAATTAAGACGACGACACAGATGCTAGCTATTATCTGCTTCTTATTGCAAGATATGGGGCGGTCAGTCTGGGGCTTCTCCCTGGCTAATCTCTTGCTTTATGTCTGTCTATTCTTCACCATTTACTCGGGTTTAGAATATTTTTATCATGCCCGCTTCGTCTTTTCTGACGGGCTTAAATAA
- a CDS encoding helix-turn-helix domain-containing protein, which translates to MSELGTKLRDARIEKGYTLNTLQQMTKIQKKYLVAIEEGRFEEIPGNFYTRAFVKQYADMVGLDGDSLLLDYHNELEAVEHGLSQYDDQEAEAMPSRLNRNQAQSEQSLLDRYAKHLPVLMLAGVFVLVMAFITWTIYSVSQRERQQQANNSSSTSLVSSVEPSSAAQHAASSSSETSSQAKIDGAEFFGDVQGKRVSGEGEETTYELYAPMNKFKFTVKGKNYVWVGVYEDEEITMDTTVTEGETLEIKVKGQTRSVRIRLGYPEGGEIQVNGKTVKIANDYITDSIVFRLHADQPTGSSTNEANQAVENQQGQDQNQNQNQNQNQGQGSYQGPAVLDPNRQQNNGNNGQ; encoded by the coding sequence ATGAGTGAATTAGGAACTAAATTGCGCGATGCCCGCATTGAAAAAGGATATACCTTAAATACTTTACAACAAATGACAAAAATTCAGAAAAAATACTTGGTGGCGATTGAGGAAGGACGCTTCGAAGAAATTCCTGGTAACTTCTATACTAGAGCTTTTGTTAAACAATATGCTGACATGGTTGGCCTAGATGGGGATAGCCTACTCTTAGATTATCATAATGAGTTAGAAGCGGTAGAACATGGCTTATCTCAATATGATGACCAAGAAGCAGAAGCGATGCCTAGCCGTTTGAACAGAAACCAAGCCCAGTCAGAACAATCGCTCTTAGATCGCTATGCTAAGCACTTGCCAGTTCTCATGCTAGCTGGGGTATTTGTCTTGGTTATGGCCTTTATTACCTGGACCATCTACTCTGTGTCTCAACGAGAGCGGCAACAGCAGGCTAATAATTCTAGTTCTACTAGTCTTGTATCGTCAGTAGAACCAAGTTCGGCAGCTCAACATGCAGCTAGCAGCAGTAGCGAGACTTCTTCTCAAGCTAAGATTGACGGCGCAGAGTTCTTTGGAGATGTCCAAGGAAAGCGCGTATCTGGTGAAGGCGAAGAAACAACCTACGAACTCTATGCGCCGATGAATAAATTTAAGTTCACTGTTAAAGGCAAGAATTATGTCTGGGTAGGTGTCTATGAGGATGAAGAAATCACTATGGATACAACGGTGACTGAAGGTGAAACCTTAGAGATTAAAGTTAAAGGCCAAACCCGAAGCGTCCGCATTCGCCTAGGTTACCCTGAGGGTGGCGAGATTCAGGTGAATGGTAAGACAGTTAAAATCGCTAACGACTATATCACAGATTCTATTGTCTTCCGTCTTCATGCAGATCAGCCGACAGGCTCAAGCACTAATGAAGCTAATCAAGCGGTAGAAAATCAACAAGGCCAAGACCAAAACCAAAATCAAAATCAAAATCAAAACCAAGGCCAAGGTTCTTATCAAGGACCAGCCGTTCTGGATCCTAATCGCCAACAGAACAACGGTAACAATGGCCAATAA
- the yfmH gene encoding EF-P 5-aminopentanol modification-associated protein YfmH produces the protein MKEHYHKVLDETFFEKVLANGLTVRLVPKPGYHRSYGILTTHYGSVDQVVRHKQTGEEKTIPAGAAHFLEHKMFEGQGGLDAFALFMKQGAMANAFTHYFQTSYLFSASYYIERNVETLLDFVQTPYFTAEGIEKEKGIITQELYMYQDDPLGVSYQALHQALYPDHPLGVDILGTEESIKATTYEDLRLAYDTFYHPSNMNLIVVGNFDPQALLAVIEANQARKTFEPPRYQRVVEEVTAPVLPKTQLERDISQPIIELAWRFAPENLLGIELIRQRIIGEVFFELLMGPMSSAYASWYQQQWVDTNFYQSYHLDHKMHHLAIHAQSHHTSDLIAAIKELLANWQHNPDLTEEQLKQVVTGRIGDFLQHLNSLEFIAYELIEAVMDSYELADILTCLQEIKLSDLQEFGHQVLSGASEAVEILVNPVSE, from the coding sequence ATGAAAGAACACTATCATAAAGTTTTGGATGAAACCTTCTTTGAAAAGGTGCTAGCTAATGGTTTAACCGTTCGCTTGGTACCTAAACCAGGTTACCACCGCAGTTACGGAATTCTGACGACACACTATGGTTCGGTGGATCAAGTGGTGCGACACAAGCAAACGGGAGAAGAAAAGACCATTCCTGCGGGAGCTGCCCATTTCTTAGAACACAAGATGTTTGAAGGCCAAGGAGGACTAGACGCCTTTGCGCTCTTTATGAAGCAGGGGGCTATGGCCAATGCTTTCACCCACTACTTTCAGACTTCCTATCTATTCTCTGCTTCCTATTATATTGAACGCAATGTCGAAACCTTGCTTGATTTTGTGCAGACGCCTTATTTCACAGCAGAAGGCATCGAAAAGGAAAAAGGTATTATCACGCAAGAGCTTTATATGTATCAGGATGATCCACTTGGGGTTTCCTATCAAGCCTTGCATCAAGCCCTCTATCCCGACCATCCCTTAGGAGTGGATATTTTAGGTACGGAAGAAAGCATTAAGGCCACCACTTATGAAGACTTACGCTTGGCTTATGATACCTTCTACCATCCAAGCAATATGAATTTGATTGTGGTAGGAAACTTTGACCCACAAGCTTTACTCGCTGTCATTGAGGCTAATCAAGCCCGCAAAACATTTGAGCCACCTCGCTATCAAAGGGTAGTAGAAGAGGTGACAGCTCCCGTTCTGCCTAAAACTCAGCTTGAGCGAGATATCAGCCAGCCAATTATCGAGTTAGCCTGGCGCTTTGCCCCAGAAAATCTATTGGGCATAGAATTGATTCGCCAACGTATTATTGGGGAAGTCTTCTTCGAATTACTAATGGGACCTATGTCGTCAGCCTATGCTAGCTGGTACCAGCAACAGTGGGTAGATACCAATTTCTACCAGTCTTATCATTTAGACCACAAGATGCACCATTTGGCTATTCATGCCCAGAGTCATCATACATCAGACTTGATTGCTGCAATCAAGGAGCTCTTGGCTAACTGGCAACATAACCCGGATTTGACTGAGGAGCAGTTGAAACAAGTGGTGACAGGGCGCATTGGTGATTTCTTACAACACCTAAATTCCTTGGAGTTCATTGCTTATGAATTGATCGAAGCTGTGATGGATAGTTACGAATTAGCTGATATCCTGACTTGCCTTCAGGAAATCAAACTATCAGACCTCCAGGAATTTGGTCATCAAGTGCTCTCAGGAGCCTCAGAGGCAGTTGAGATCCTAGTTAATCCCGTAAGTGAATAG
- a CDS encoding M16 family metallopeptidase yields MQEWQAGIHYQAVASTKYKTNQVIIKAILPYQAERAAAWSLLARMMEDGSDRIPSKAALEGILAQLYGASLSVGVQRKGHFLEFVMASQSVRPSLVQMPDLMPAWLNLMGQLLFEQESLALATPQSQARFEREQAFQLQRIKRMSDDKRRLVVQKLYQELYRETPDNALANLGDVARVQALTLADLAKAHREICQEAQFYLVSNGDLTDSDLIKWLESWSLKGRQADWDYGDNYLALDKPLSTDNLGQLIEEKVQGQQANLAMAFAFPPAKNLKERIILQVANGIFGYLPVSRLFTEIREKQSLAYAIHSGLDFHRSFALVRAGISPDKVGHVYEEVQAQLADLMVSLEEGDYLEEVKLTLLSADVQSRDYQHLETDKMIAQDLYPDFDLSTDYFESVVRALKAEEVIACLGKWRLVGAYALVGGKDERTLS; encoded by the coding sequence ATGCAAGAATGGCAAGCTGGCATCCACTATCAGGCGGTTGCCTCCACTAAATATAAAACCAACCAAGTCATTATAAAGGCTATCTTACCTTATCAAGCTGAGCGGGCGGCGGCCTGGTCCTTGCTGGCTCGTATGATGGAAGACGGGAGTGATCGTATTCCAAGTAAGGCGGCCCTAGAAGGAATTCTGGCCCAACTCTATGGTGCCTCTCTATCAGTAGGGGTCCAACGTAAGGGGCATTTTCTAGAATTTGTTATGGCAAGCCAAAGTGTTCGGCCAAGTCTGGTTCAGATGCCTGACTTAATGCCGGCTTGGCTAAACTTAATGGGGCAGTTATTGTTTGAACAGGAGTCGTTAGCCCTAGCCACGCCTCAATCTCAGGCTCGGTTTGAACGGGAGCAGGCCTTTCAGCTACAACGCATTAAGCGGATGAGCGATGACAAACGACGCTTGGTGGTTCAAAAACTTTACCAGGAGCTTTACCGTGAGACTCCTGACAATGCCTTGGCCAATCTAGGGGATGTGGCCAGAGTCCAAGCCCTGACTCTAGCTGATCTGGCTAAGGCTCATAGGGAAATTTGCCAGGAAGCCCAATTCTATCTCGTCAGCAATGGTGATTTGACCGATAGTGACTTGATTAAGTGGCTAGAGAGCTGGTCACTAAAGGGTCGCCAGGCTGACTGGGATTATGGTGATAACTATCTGGCCTTAGATAAGCCTTTGTCAACTGATAATCTAGGCCAATTGATTGAGGAAAAGGTTCAGGGCCAGCAAGCTAATTTGGCTATGGCCTTTGCCTTTCCACCGGCCAAGAACCTTAAGGAACGTATTATACTACAAGTGGCCAATGGGATTTTTGGTTACCTACCGGTTTCGCGTCTTTTTACAGAAATTCGGGAGAAGCAGAGTTTGGCCTATGCCATTCATTCTGGCCTAGATTTTCATCGCTCTTTTGCCTTAGTACGGGCGGGTATTAGTCCCGATAAGGTGGGGCATGTTTATGAGGAAGTCCAAGCTCAGTTGGCTGACCTAATGGTGAGTTTGGAAGAAGGGGACTACCTAGAGGAAGTTAAACTGACCCTTTTGAGTGCCGATGTACAGTCGCGAGACTATCAACATTTGGAGACTGATAAGATGATTGCCCAGGATTTGTATCCTGATTTCGATTTGTCGACAGACTACTTTGAATCAGTAGTGAGAGCCCTCAAGGCGGAAGAGGTCATTGCTTGCTTAGGCAAATGGCGTTTGGTGGGGGCCTATGCCCTAGTAGGAGGTAAAGATGAAAGAACACTATCATAA
- a CDS encoding ABC transporter permease — translation MQNILALVVSNALLYATPLIFTALGGVFSERSGIVNVGLEGIMVIGAFSSVVFNLTFAGQFGDLTPWLALLVGGLCGLLFALIHAVATVNLRADHIISGTVLNLIAPSLAIFLTKVLFQGKGQTDSIKTKFGKFDFPVLSDIPVIGPIFFAKTSILAYVGIVLAFVVWYLVFKTRFGLRLRSVGENPQAADTLGINVYLMRYSGVLLSGLLGGIGGAAYTHTISENFAVSTIAGQGFMAMAAMIFGKWNPIGAMLAAIFFGLAQSLAVIGASIPVIRDIPSVYLQIAPYVITIIVLIGFVGRSKAPEAVGTTYIKSK, via the coding sequence ATGCAAAATATACTCGCTTTAGTTGTATCCAATGCGCTCTTGTACGCAACACCGCTGATTTTTACTGCCCTTGGTGGCGTCTTCTCTGAGAGAAGTGGGATTGTTAACGTAGGTTTGGAAGGGATTATGGTCATTGGGGCCTTCTCATCAGTTGTCTTCAACTTGACTTTCGCCGGTCAGTTTGGTGACTTAACTCCATGGCTAGCGCTCCTAGTCGGTGGGCTTTGTGGCTTGCTCTTTGCCTTGATTCATGCGGTAGCGACCGTTAATTTGCGGGCTGACCACATTATTTCAGGGACCGTGCTCAACTTAATTGCACCATCTTTGGCTATCTTCTTAACCAAGGTCCTTTTCCAAGGTAAGGGTCAAACAGACTCAATCAAAACCAAGTTTGGTAAATTTGACTTCCCAGTCTTATCAGACATTCCAGTTATCGGGCCAATCTTCTTCGCCAAAACTTCTATCTTGGCTTATGTAGGGATCGTCCTAGCCTTTGTAGTTTGGTATCTGGTCTTCAAGACGCGTTTTGGTTTGCGCTTGCGGTCAGTCGGGGAGAACCCTCAGGCTGCCGATACCTTAGGGATTAATGTCTACCTCATGCGCTATTCTGGCGTCTTGCTTTCTGGCTTACTAGGTGGGATTGGTGGGGCAGCCTACACTCATACTATTTCAGAGAACTTCGCGGTATCGACCATTGCCGGTCAAGGTTTTATGGCCATGGCCGCTATGATTTTCGGTAAATGGAACCCAATTGGGGCCATGTTAGCAGCTATCTTCTTCGGTTTAGCTCAGTCCTTGGCCGTTATCGGGGCTTCCATTCCAGTTATTAGGGATATCCCGTCAGTTTACTTGCAAATTGCACCTTATGTGATTACAATTATTGTATTGATTGGTTTCGTTGGCCGCTCCAAGGCGCCAGAAGCCGTTGGGACAACCTACATCAAATCAAAATAA
- a CDS encoding ABC transporter permease translates to MKDKLRAVFVPIASVVIGIIVGALIMWLFRYDAVKGYEALFNGAFGKPFNIGQTLRAATPLMLTGLGFAVAYTAGFFNIGLAGQALCGWLVSVWVGLTLGDLPSFIVLPIAIVAGMVAGALWAAIAGFLKAYFDTSEVIVTIMLNYTAIYLSDYLLRNVITNRLDATPILKDNATLKMQWLSDLTNGSTLHAGIFIAVLMILVVHILMTRTTLGFELKAVGMNKFASAYAGMNAKRNIILSMVLSGALAGLGGVMNGLGEFRNIFLMNGKAPDIGFDGMAVALLGMNNPIGIFFSSILFGGLKTGGNLMPLAAKIPSEIVNVVIGCIIFFVGCSYIFRFIMEKVRSNKVSSKEGA, encoded by the coding sequence ATGAAGGATAAACTACGTGCCGTTTTTGTTCCTATTGCATCTGTTGTGATTGGGATTATCGTGGGAGCCTTGATTATGTGGCTCTTCCGTTATGATGCGGTTAAAGGTTATGAGGCCCTCTTCAATGGAGCATTTGGTAAACCATTCAATATTGGTCAGACTCTACGGGCTGCCACTCCGCTTATGTTAACAGGTTTAGGCTTTGCAGTGGCCTATACGGCTGGTTTCTTCAACATTGGTTTGGCTGGTCAAGCCCTCTGTGGTTGGTTAGTCTCCGTTTGGGTGGGGCTGACTTTAGGTGATTTACCATCCTTTATCGTCTTACCAATTGCCATTGTAGCTGGGATGGTGGCAGGTGCCCTCTGGGCAGCTATCGCTGGTTTCCTTAAGGCTTACTTTGATACTAGTGAAGTCATCGTGACCATCATGCTCAACTATACGGCGATTTATTTATCAGACTATCTCTTGCGTAATGTCATTACCAACCGTTTGGATGCAACGCCTATCTTGAAAGACAATGCTACCTTAAAAATGCAGTGGTTGTCAGACTTGACCAATGGGTCTACCTTACATGCTGGTATTTTCATTGCAGTCTTAATGATTCTAGTCGTTCATATTTTAATGACGCGTACGACCCTTGGGTTTGAACTCAAGGCTGTAGGGATGAACAAGTTTGCCTCAGCCTATGCGGGCATGAACGCAAAACGTAATATTATCCTATCTATGGTCCTATCTGGTGCTCTTGCAGGTCTGGGTGGGGTCATGAACGGGCTAGGTGAGTTCCGTAACATCTTCTTGATGAATGGTAAAGCACCAGATATTGGCTTTGATGGTATGGCCGTTGCCCTTTTAGGGATGAACAATCCAATCGGAATTTTCTTCTCAAGTATTCTCTTTGGTGGTCTCAAGACCGGTGGGAACTTGATGCCTTTGGCTGCTAAGATTCCGAGTGAAATCGTCAACGTCGTCATTGGCTGTATTATTTTCTTCGTCGGATGTAGCTATATCTTCCGCTTCATTATGGAGAAGGTTCGCAGCAATAAAGTCAGCAGCAAGGAGGGAGCATAA